One Natronorubrum halophilum genomic window, CCAGACGGCCCGAAAGTCCGGAACGGATCTGCTCGTCGCACTCCGGGACGCGGAGTTGACCGTCACCGGGTTCAACGTTCGCGCGCCGACGCTGGACGACGTGTTCCTGGCGATCACCGGCGAACGCGTCGATGCCGAGCGCCTCGAGAGCGAACGCAGCGTTGACGCCGCCGAAACGGAGGGGTCGGCGTGAGCACTCCGACCGAGAGCCGGACGGCCGACCGCGAGGTGGCGCGGTCCGCGAACACGTTCGCCGGGGACGTCTGGGTCAACTTCAAACGGTGGAACCTCAAGGCCGTCCGGAATCCGTTCGTGCTCGTCGTCTCGCTCGCACAGCCGTTCATCTTCCTCGTGTTGTTCACGGAGGTGTTCGGCAACGTCGCCGGCGGGGCCGTCAGTCAGGGGCTGGGTCCGGGCGTCGGCTACACCACGTTTCTCGTCCCGGCCATCGCGATTCAGGTCGCGCTCGCGTCGGCGGTCACCTCCGGGATCGGACTGGTCAACGACATCGAGAATGGCATGTTCGAGAAAGTGCTCGTCTCGCCGATGAACCGGACCGCCGTCTTCGTCGGGAAGACCGCCGCCGAAGTGTTCCGGATCGCCCTCCAGATCGCGATCATCCTCGGGCTGGGCGTGCTCCTCGGCGCGGAGATTTCCACTGGCGTCGTCGGTGCCGTCGGGATCATCGCCGTCGGGATCCTCTTTTCGCTCTGGTTCATCGCGTTCTCGAACATGCTCGCAGTCCTCACTCGAGATCAGGAGTCGACGATCATCGGCGCGAACCTGTTGCAGTTCCCGCTCCTCTTCCTCTCGAGCGCGTTCCTCCCGCTCGAGGTGTTGCCGAACTGGATCCAGTCTTTCGCCCGCATCAACCCGGTCACGTACGGCGTCGACGCGGCGCGGGCGATCATGATCGACGAGGACGTGATGACCGTACTGGAGGTGACGGCGTTCGACGGAGCGCTCAACACGATCGTTCCCGCGGTCGCCGTGCTGATCGGGCTCGGACTCGTCTTCGGGTCCGGTGCTGTATACCTCCTCTCGAGAGCCTCGAGTTCGGACGTCCGGTAACTCCCTCGATCACGTATTCGACCTCGACGGGATGACCGTCGTCGTGACGACCGACTCCGGGACTGCGGACGAGAGGCTATGCGTCGGTGACGCTTCGACCACGTCGTCGATCACGAACGAGAACGCGGACGCACCGACGACGATGATCGCCGAGAAGCCGCCGACTTCCTTCCGACGAGGAGTGATCGGCAGGCACCCGTTCGCCCGACCCGAAACTGCTCGAGGAGTAACTACTTCGTTCTCTCCACCCAACGAGGTCGGTAGAGCCGACAGCGGCTCGAGCTACCATGAAGATCCACGAATTCGTTAGTGAGAACGAACCCAAAGCCGGCGGCGAGACCTTCCAACTCGAGAACAGCAAACTGCTCGATATCGATCTCGACGGGTCCGTCATCGCGAAAGCCGGGTCGATGATCGCCTACGACGGTAACCTCTCGTTTAAGGGGAAGTCCTCCGCCGAAGGCGGGATTACGGGCTTTCTCAAGGAGAAAGCGACGAGCGAGGGAACGCCGGTGATGGAGGCGACCGGTACCGGACACCTCTATCTCGCGGATCAGGAAAAGAAGATCCAGATCCTCGAACTCGACGCGGACGAGGAGATCTCGGTCAACGGAAACGACGTGCTCGCGTTCGAGTCCCGGGTGAGCTACGAGATCAGGACGATCAAGAGCATCGCCGGCTTCTCCGCTGGCGGGCTGACCAACGTCTCGCTGGTGGGTCCGGGCAGCGTCGCGATCACGACCCACGGCGACCCGCTGGTCCTGCAACCGCCCGTCAGAACCGATCCTAACGCGACCGTGGCGTGGAGCGAAACGACTCCCGACAGTCACGTGGACAGCGCGCTCTCGAACATGATCGGACAGTCCTCCGAAGAGACCTACCAGCTCGAGTTTACGGGCTCGGAGGGGTTCGTGGTCGTCCAGCCATACGAGGAGCACACGCCGCAGTAGCGGGGTCGGCCACCTCCGTTCTCGACCGACTCGACGAGAGACGACGTGTAGCGTCCAGCCCTTACTCGAGTGAGAACCCAGCGTCCTCGAGCGACTGCGCCGCCTCCCAGTACTCCTCGATCGTATCTTGGGCCCACGAGCGAACCGCGTCGTCGTCCGTATCGATCGACGCTCGCAGAACGCCCTGCTCGTCGCGCAAGAGCAGATAGACGACGTCATCGAGGATCATGACTGCGAGCGGGACGCCCCCGTCGCGAACCCGAACCGACGCACCGTCGGTTTCGAGAAGCGCCTCGAGCGAGTTTCGAAGTCCGGTATCCTCGGCGAGCGCTTCGATCGCGCTCCGCGAAAAGACCCCGTCGAACGTCTGCTCGCCGTCTGCCGTCCGCTCTCGAACGACCGTGAGGGTCTGTTCGTTGAACGCGTGCGAGACCGTCCGCACGTCGTCGGCATCCTCGAGCAACTCGAGCAGGCGCGACAGCGGCGCGTTCGGTCGGGTCTGGCTCGGAGTCGTGATCGTCGCGGTGGCGAGTCGTCGCAGATCGAACGTCATCGCATCGGCGGGCAGGTAGTCGACGATGCCGCGGAGCCGTCGTTCGGTTTCGATGATCTCCCGGAGATCGGTAAACCCGGAGGCGACGAGGCGGCCCGTCGCGGTCGCCGCGTACTCGCTCCCGTCGCGCCCGATCCACGATCGGTCCTGAAAATCGCCGAGGATTCGACCCAGCGTCGCCTGCGAAGCGCCCGTCTCCGCGGCCAGTTCGTTCCGCGTATGGCCGCCCTCGGACAGCAGCCTGAGTACGTCGACGCGGTTCGCCGAAAGCGCGAGAAACTCGATCTCCTCGAGTGCCGATTCCATACGTGTTCTGGGATCCGGTACGCCATAGTGTTTTCGCACTGTGAAAAAATTTCACACCGCGATACCGGCGGGCGACTACGCGCCGTTTTCCCCCGTAGTCGCCCCTTTCCCGGAGAGGGGGTGTTTTCTCGACGTGAAATGATTTCTGAATTAACCTATACCCTTCGCACTCCTACTCGGATACAAGATGACGCAATTTTCCTCTACGCGGACCGGGCCCGCCTCCCCGATCCGCCCGTCCGACCGCAGAACCGGGGTGACGGCCTAACATGATGGATCGTCGCTCGCTCGTCTTTTTCGCCCTCGCGAGCCTCTTCTTCGGCGGCACGTTCGTCGCCGCGAAGGCCGGCCTCGAGTACTTCCCGCCGCTCCTGTTCGTCGCGCTCCGATTCGACGTTGCAGCGCTCGTCATGCTGTCCTACGTCGCCCTCACCGCCTCGCGCGAGGAGTTCCGGCCCGAAACCCGGGGCGACGTCGTCGGAATCCTCGCAACCGGCGGCCTCGTGATCGGGCTGTCGAACGCGCTCCTGTTCGTCGGCCAGCAGTACGCGACCAGCGCCGTCGGCGCGATCGTCTTCAGCCTCAACCCCATCCTGACCCCCGTCTTCGCGGCCGTGCTCCTCTCGGACGAGCGCCTCTCGCCTCGCGGAACGGTCGGGATGGTTCTCGGTCTGCTCGGCGTTGCCCTCGTAGTCAGCCCCGACCCCGCGAACCTGCTCGGCGGCGACGCGCTCGGCCGAGCGATCCTCTTCGCCGGCGCGGTCAGCGCCGCGCTCGGGGCCGTGCTCATCCGCCGGTCCGGATCGAACGCCACCCTCTCGAGTACGGTTCGAATCGCGTGGGGGCTGCCCATCGCGGCGATACTCTGTCACACGTTCGCGTGGTCGGCCGGCGAGTCGATGGGCGCGATCACGTGGTCTTCGAGTGCGTTCGTCGCGCTCGGCTACGTCAGCGTCGTGGCCGGCGTCCTCGCTTACATCGCCTACTTCGGCCTGCTCGAGTCGACGGGTGCGATCAAGGCGAACCTGATCTTCTACGTCGTTCCGGTCGTCTCGACGCTCGGCGGGTGGGCGCTCCTCGACGAACGGATCGCGCCGCTGGCGCTCGTCGGTTTCCTGACGATCTTCGCCGGCTTCGCCGTCATCGGCAGCGAGTCGGTGGACGTTCGATCGTTGCTGCCCGAGCGGGTGGTTGAAACGGTCGTCTCGGACGAACGGACGGCCGCCACGGAAGAACCGCGCGGCTACCGATCCGACTAATCGACGCCCGGCGCATCTCGTCGCATCGACGCGGAGAGCGTCTCCGTCAACGAGTGGTTCGGTACTCGATCGAAACCGCGTTCGGCGGATGGAAAAGAGCGGTATCGGCCGCGAGAAGGGCCTCGAGGCGCTCGATTCGTACCACCAGACCAAGAACGTCTCGGTGAACCTCGAGGAGCGGGATCGGTAACCGATCGCCGTCGAACGCGCGGTTTCTGTCTATCGCGACTCCGTTTCCGAAACGAATCCGGTGACTGGATGGGTCCTGCAGTTGCTGGACACGGTGTTATCCACGACCTCCCAGCCGATTTCTCCTCACGGACGCGAAGCGTCCGTTCGGATGGTTCGCGGGACCGTCGGTCCCGCGCTAACGCTCGCTCGTGCTCACGGCTATGCCGTTCGCGTCCGCGGCGCTACGCGCCGCGCTCTCGCTCACTCATCCCTCGCACATTGTCGAACGGCGACTCACTGGTCGTTCGTCGCCGTTCAGCGCGCGCCACCCGTACGTGGTTCGATCGGTTTGTAGCGGTAATTAAACTACTCAGTCGCTACTGATCGCGGGTTCCACTGGCTATCTCGAGTAACGAAGTCGTCTTCCATCCCTCGTTATTCGCCGGCCGAATCCCGGTCGTCAGTGACGGAGACCGGAACGCGAGGTGCGCCGGGAGCGTGAGTTTAGACGGGACACTCGCGACGACGGTCCTCGACGGATAGCGCGCGATCGATCCGACGTCGTGCATCCGATCGAATCGCTTGAGGGTTCCCGATCGAGTGAGCGCCGGAAGGGTGCGCTCGTCCGACGTTCGTCACGGCCCTCGTCCGCGCTCTGCGAGCAATCCGAACTCGCTCGAGAACTGCGCGAGGATCACCGTCACGATTCGACGTTCACCGGCGGCGACAGAATCGATCTTGGACGAACGAATCAGAGGGTTTACGGGCTTTCCGGCTGGTTGAACTACTTATGTGTGCGACTTTCACCGACGATGACGTCGGTAAGCCGGTCGAACGAACCGACGGAAAGGTGATCGGAACCGTAGCCTCGCTCGAAACGGGGACGGCTCGCGTCGAACCGGCACCCGACGTCGTCGATGCAATCAAAGCCCGCTTCGGGTGGGACGAGATCGGCGGTCCGTTCATTCTCCACGAAAACGACATCCGTGAAATCTCCGAGACGCGCGTCCACCTCGCTGAAGGGTTCTCGAGGGCGAACGCGCCGACGCCGGCGGGCGAGTCGACGGACCGAACGGACGCCGAAACGGGCTCCGCGGACGGCTCGGCGGGTTCGACGAACGACTCGGTGGGTTCGACACCGAACTCGACGTCGAACGCGGGCGGCATCGGCCCGTTCAACACCCGATTTCAGATCGGTGCCGCGGTCGTCTCGGCGCTCAGTTTTCTCGTCGCAGTGATGTTCGGATGGACGGGGTATCAGGGATCGGCACTGTTCACCGTCGGTCCGGAACTGAGCATCGTCTCCGGGGCAGCCGGACTCATGATGTTCGCGTTCCTCGGCGTCATTTTGCTCGTCGCCGCGACCTACATGAAACCCGGTTTCGACGACTGAGAACGCGACTCGAACGCGAGATCGATCACGTTTTTCGAATACGATCTTCTGCGACCCGCGAGTACGAGCGGGCCGCATCGGTCCCGAACACCGACGCCGCGGAATCAGTACCGTTTCTCGAGCCCCGCCAGACGATTGCAGGCACCACCGGCTTATCTCGAACTCGGATAGGATCGACCATGTGTGCAACGTTTACGGACGACGAGGTCGACAAAGCCGTCGTGAACGACGCTGACGAGGAGATCGGCGTGGTCGCGTCGGTCGACGGCGATCTCGCCCACGTCAGGCCGAAATCGGGTGCCGTCGACTCGATCAAATCCTCGATCGGGTGGGACAGCGTGGCCGAAGAAACCCGCCCGATAAGCGGCGATTCCGTTCGCGAAATCACCGACGATGCGGTCCGACTCGAGGGGGACCTGCCGACGGCCGGCGAGGAGACGCTCGAGGAAACGGACTCGATCCGCGAAAGCGGGGTCGACCGTGGTCTCGAGGCCGATCCGACCGAGCTGACGCGACAGGAACCGGAGGCCGAGTTCGATCCCGGCGACACCAGTTCCCGGACCGGCACCGCCGTTGAACCGGACGACGAACACCGCTCGACCGACGCCGCTGTCGACCTCGACGATGAACCGCGGCGGACGGACGCCACGGTCGACCCCGGCGAACAGCCCCGGCGGACGGACGCCGAGATGGATCCGGATGCGGTTCGCGACGCGGATCCGAGCGGCGGTGGGCCGACGACCGAAGGTGCGGAGCGATCGAATTTCGAGGACGGACCCGAAGCGCGGCGGATCGCTCGAGACGAGGAGTCGGACGCCGGCGACCAGTGAGACGCGGTCGCTCGAAGTGCGGTTGCGCCGCCGCTGTGTGTTCCGGCCCGAAAACTAAGTCGCACCTCGTGATACGACGGCTATGGCTCGACGACGCGGTGACGGCGAACTCGAAGGTATCGACGTCGCTGGTCCGGAGGACGGCCAGTCGATCGTGTTTCTCCACGGCGCGATGTTCACGCGGGCGATGTGGCTCCCGCAGATGCACGGACTGTCCGACGAGTACCGGGTCGTGGCACCGGACCTGCCGGGACACGGCGTTCGGGCGGACGAGACGTTCCGAATGGATCCCGCGATCGATCTGCTCGAGGCGGTGATCGAGCGCTACACGGGCGGAAGCGCAGTGTTGGTCGGGCTCTCGCTGGGCGGCTACGTTGCGACGGAGTACGCCTATCGCCACCCCGACGACATCGACGGCTTGGTACTGTCGGGGTGCAGTGCGAACCCGATCGGCGGGATGGAGACGCTCACTCGAGTCACCGGCGGGATATCCCGGGCCGCGACGAACCCCGATATCGGCGAGCGCGCCGTCGAACGGCTCGGCGAGCGATGGGTTCGCAACCGGGAGCTTCCCGAAGACGTCCAACGAGCGATTCTCGATGGGGGAATCTATCCGAAACAGTTCGGGGACGCGGGACCCGACATCGCGGGCGAGGATTTCCGGGCGAAACTCTCGAGCTATCCCGGACCGACGCTCGTACTCAACGGCGAACGCGACAGGATCATGCGCCGCGGCGAGCGGGATCACGCGGCGGCGGCGCAGGACGGCCGTATCGAGGTGCTGGCGGACGTCGGCCACATCTGCAACCTCCACCGACCGGAGGCGTACACGTCCCGCGTTCGGAACTTCATGCACCAGCGGGTCGTCGCTCCGCAGTGAGGCGAGGGAATTATCGTGACGCGAGCGGATCTGGAGGAAGCGGGGACCGCGAACGAGGGGCGGCCCTCGAGGCGCGATTCGAGAGACGACGCTCACAATCAGTAGCGAACTCGCCTCGCGCAAGGGGTGCCGGGAGGCGGAGACGGAACGGGTCCGAGGACGCGAGCGAACCGACGGTTCAGGAGCGCCGCTCGCCGATCGTATCGCGGACGCGGCCGGGAATCCCGAGTATCGAGACGCCGAAGCCGAACAGCACCATCAGCGCGTAGACGCCGAGCGTCGAGGTCCAGACGACGAACATCGCCAGGATGGCCCAGCCGCCCGAGAGGAAGTAAAACGCCGCGACGGACATCGCCGTCCCGTACAGCAAGACGAGGTACGGTCCCCAGTCGCGGGCGTGGCCGCGCCGAAATCGGCGGCGGACGTAGCGTTTGAGTTCGCTCTCGAGGGACTCCTTTCTGACGGTCCGACTCTCGACGTCGTCCTCGAACGACTCCACGCGGTCGCGCAGGCGTTCGATCTCCTCCCGGAGGGCTTCGGGGTCATCGGATCGGTCTCGAGTCCGGGCGCTCCGGCGGGCGCTCGTTCCCGTATCCGCCGTTTGCGTACCCGTCCCTGTTTGGTCCTCCGTCGCCCCCTCGTCGGCACCCGTGGCGTCGTCGGTCATCGCTTCTAGCGAAAACTGTCGAGCGCCGGGACTTTGTAGCTGCCGATCCGCTTCACGGTCGGCGAGGACGGCGTTGAGGACCGCGCCGAAGACGAGGATGATCGCGCCGATGTACAGCCAGATGAGTACGAGGAAGACGGCCCCGAGAGCGCCGTAGAGGGTGTAATCTCCCGCAAATCTGGTGTACAGCGAGAACGCTCGACTCAGCGCGAACCAGCCGACGGCGGCCACGACCGTCCCTGGAACGGCCTCCTGTAAGCCGACGTTCGCGTTCGGGAAGACGACGTATAGCGGCAGGAACGTGGCGATCAACCCCAACACGATCAGCGGCGGGCCGAAGACGGACGCGCCGACGAACGGCGCGGTCTGGATCAGGAACTCGAGGATGGCGACGAGCGTGAGGCCGATCGAGATCGCGATGGAGACGACCATCGCGTCCCAGAACGTATCGAGCAGCGACTTCGACGCTGCGGTGCCGTACACCTGGGAAAACGCTCGGTCGAGACCGCGAAGGACTCGACTCGAGCCCCACAGCAGACCGAGCGCGCCGACGACGGTCGCGCTCTGTCGCCCGGTGTCGTCGAGGACCGTTTCCGCGAGGACGTCCTGGGCCGACGGCGTGAGCACGTCGCTGGCCGCGGCCGTCAGCTGATCCGCGAGCGCCTCCCCGCCGAGAGAGGCTGTGATTCCCAGCGCGAGCAACATCAGCGGGACGAGCGAGATGAAGCCGTAGAAGGCGACCCCGGCCGCCAGGAGCGTCAACTGTTCACTGCGGGCGAGTCCGACGGCCTTGACCGCGAGCTCGAGGCCCCGTCTCTGGTCGATCACGTGTCGTCCGTGTCGGGGGCCAGCACAATATGTGATCGTGTGGCACAGGCCTGCAGTTCGGGGGCCGGCGATACGGGCGACGGGAGCTGATCGAACCGTGCGTACCGCGAACGGAACGGGTGCATGCATAACAGGAAGCCGAGTACCCCTATCAGTATTCGACGGATAGTCGCACGTGCGAACGCCCTCGTTTGGCTGTAGCTTGTCGTTTCCGCCGTCGAACGCCGTGGTCGTTGACTGCTGTCTTACTGGTATCGCGCGCGAAGAGTGCTCGCAAACCGAAGTCGGTTTTTTCTGTCACGCCGTCCTCTCTACATGGAACAACGACGGTGTCCCGACTGCGGCGTGACGATGGAACCGGTTCCCGTCCGTGACGGCGAGAGCATGCGCCTCTCTATCGCGACCGGGAGCCGTGACGGACTCCTCGGGAAACTCGGCCTGAAAAACAGGGCCACCCTGCAGGGCGTCTGTTGTCCCGAGTGTCGACTCGTGAGGTTGTACGCAAGCGACGAGGAGTGACCAACCGCCCGAGTCACCGATACCGCCCGCGTCGAGAGCGATCGGATGATATCGACGTCGATCGAACGATATCGAGGGTGAGTAGACGATCTGGAGAGGGATCAGACGAGGTTATCTTCGGTCGCCGCGCGAATCTCGCCGACGCTGGCGTCCGATTTGAACGTCGTGCCTCCGTAGTGGGATTCCGACGCGTCGTACCCCGCCGCCCGAAGGTCGGCGAGGAACTCGTCCATCGCGTTCGCGGGCAGCCCCCAGTTCTTACACAGTTTGTGCTGGTCGTAGTACATCGGTTCGTCGAGTTCGGCCGCGATCGTCTCGAGGAGTTCTCGCGCCTTCGGGGCCGTTCCGAACGTATACGGAATCTCCTCGCGGACCGCGGCGACGAACTCGCGGTCGCGGTACGGGCCGAGCCACACCGGCCCGGCGACGAGGAGTCGCTCGCTCCCGCAGTTCGGGCAGACGTCGAGGGGATCCGCGACGAGACCGAACTCGGTCTCGCGGTGGAGACAGTCCTCGCAGTGAGAGAGGTGGCCGAGTTGCTCGAGCGAGGCGTCGGCTGCCGTGGCTTTGCGGTCGAGTTCGAGGTAGGTCCGAACGTAGTGACTCGTCGCGTGGGTGAGGATCGGTTCGATGCCGACGTCGAAGCGAGCGGCGCTGCGGGCGAGTGCGGAGAGCAGGATTCGCACGCCCATCTCCGTGTGATACTCGGTGTTCTGGGGATGCGCCCCGTAGGAGCGGACGCCGCTGTTGAAGTGTGCACCACAGAGCGGCGCGGTGTCGGTCGCCGTCACGCAGACCAGGTCGCGACAGCGCGAGAACGCCGCGTCGGCGAAGGGCATCGGCGTTCCGTAGGGGTCGAGGTCGATCACGTCGAACATGTTCTCGTGCATGAGCGCGTTGACGTTCCGGTGTTCGACCGACGCGTTCTCGATGCCGTTTCGCTCGAGGTTCCGGCGCGCGAGGTCGACCGCTTCCTCGTTGACGTCACAGCAGGTCACCCGCCAGTCGTCGGCGGCCGCGCGGACGCCGCGGATACCGCTGGCCGCCATCGCGTCGAGGTACGATCCGGCGCGGCCCTCGCACTTTCGGAACGCACGCAGCGTTGCGATCGTCAGATCCCGATTCAACTCCTGTCGCGGATTGTAGAAAACGGATTCCTCGATACCTTCCGTCTGCTCGCCGGGGACCTCGAGTTCGACCCCGCCCTCGGTGACGCGCATACCTGCTGTCGGCGGGCGACCGCGAAAAACGGCGTGGTCTCCGACGACGGCGGCGGTGTCCTCGCCGTCGAACAGCAGTCGGTGAACGCGGTAGCGGTCACCGGCCGCTCGGCTCGAGGAGCCGTTTCCTCCCGCGATCCCGCACTGTTTCTGCGATGATCCCCCTATTTCGAGAATTTGTGAGACGTTCGTCCAGCAGTACTGGGAAGAACGATGATGAATGATGTGAAATCACGCCTATATCGACCCGTTCGTGAGGAACTCTTATGTAGTCGCCGTCCCGTATAGTAGCTATCGATGGATTGGGAACCCTTGACACGCGACGATTTCCGAACGCTCGGCCGCTGGAACGCACCGGATTTGACGGGGCGGATTGCCCCGTGACCGAACCGTCAACTACCGACCGCGACGGGAGCGACGAGGGATCCGATCAGTTGCGGATCGCGCTGTTGAACGCGGCGCACGAACGCGACACCACCCGGGAAAACTTCGAACGAGAGCTCGAGGCCGAATTCGTCGAATTTCACTGCCCGTCGAACGAACTCCCCGAGACGTTCGAGTTCGACGCCTGCGTCGTCACCGGCTCGAGCGCCTCCGTCTACTGGGACGAAGCGTGGATCGGCGCGCTGAAAGCGTGGGTCGGCGAGGCCGTGGAGGCCGGGTTGCCGTTTCTAGGCGTCTGTTACGGTCACCAGCTCCTCGCGGACGTACTCGGCGGTCGCGTCGAGGACATGGGCGAGTACGAGATCGGCTACCGGACCGTCGAACACGACGGCGCGAACCGGCTGTTGACGGGCGTCGACGATCGGTTCACCGCCTTCACGACGCACTCGGACCGCGTGGCCGAAGCGCCGCCGGGAGCGACGGTGTTCGCCAGAAACGAGTACGGAATCCACGGCTTCCAGCGGGAGCGCGTCTTCGCCGTCCAATTTCACCCCGAGTACGACGCGACGACGGCGGAGCGAGTCACGGCCGGGAAAGACGGCGAACTCGAGGCGGCGCGGATTCGGGCCGTCCTCGAGGGAATCGACGCCGAGAGCTACGAGGCCGCCTGTGAGGCCAAACGGTTGTTCGACAACTTCACCGAGTTCGTCCAGGAGAAACGAAACGTTCGTCTCGAGGCCACGGACGCTGCCGGTGCCGCCGTCGGCCCCGACGTCAGCGCTGGTGCCGACGCCGTCGCGACGGAGCGCCTCGAATCGCCGGTCGACTCGAGTACGTCGTCCTGAATCGTCGCGCCCCAATCCAGCGTGCGATACGGTCGTCCGTCCTGCGACCATACAGCGACGTCGGGTACGCGAAGTCGGTAGCCGTTCAGCGCGGCCGATCAGTCACGAACCCGAGTATTCGAGCAAACCAAACCGATTTCACAGTCCAGTACGGAGTGACCGACGTGAGCGAACGGACCCCCGTCGAGCGATGGCAGGCCCAACTCGAGGAAGCGGGCGAACTCACGCCCGAACTCGTCGGGCAGATCTCCCGCGTCCACGGCGACCGCGGGGTCCGTGCGATCGAAGCCGTCGGCGAGAACCGGGTGAAAACCTACCGCGACTTTACGATCGTCGTCGGCTACGACGACGAGTACATCGTCGAGGACGGCGGCTGTACGTGCAAGGACAGCGAGTACAACCTCGATGCTGACGATCCGACCGATCGCTGTTGGCACGTCCTCGCCGTCGAGATAGCCCGCCGAGTGGGACACGTCGACTACCACGATATGTGGTACTCGGAGGTCCGGGAACTGCTCTGAGATCGCCGCACTGTCACCTCGAACCGAATCGAAAATAAACGGCCGGTGTTCGTTAATCGGACTCGTTACAGGCCGCGATAATGACCTCCGAGTCGTCGATCAACCGGTTTTCCATGTAGTTGCCCTTCCCCTTACCGGCCCACTTGCGCTCCTGTTCGATGATCGAGAGGAACTCGAGTTCCGAGAGAATGTCCCGGACGCGGCGGAGCTTCAGGTGTTCGGACTGGTCGCGATCACAGAGGCGTTTGTAGAGTTCGTACACCTCGTTCGTCCGTACGGGGGCGTCGTCGCCTTCCTTTTGCTGGGTGAGCAGTGCCATCGCCTCGAGGACCAGTTTCGCGTGGCTGGGGCTCTTGGAGATGAGTTCGGCGAGGCGGCTGGTTTCCTCGCGTTCGTGGGCTTGATCGACACAGGACTCCGTGACTGAGCCGTGATCGTTCTCCTCGGCGATCTCGCCGGCAAAGCGGAGAATGTCGATCGCCTTCCGCGCGTCGCCGTGTTCGCGGGCCGCGAGGGCGGCCACGCGCGGCACGACGCTGTCCTCGAGGACGCCCTCGTGGAACGCGTCCGAGCGCGAGCGCAGGATCTCTCGGATCTGGTTCGCGTCGTACGGCGAGAAGACGTACTCGCGTTCGCAGAGGCTCGATTTGATGCGCTCGTCCAGCGAGTCCTTGTACCGAACCTTGTTCGAGATGCCGATGACGCCGACCGTGCTCTCGGTGAGTTTGCCGGACTCGACCGCCCTCGAGAGCTGCATCAGGATATCGTCGTCTTCGATCTTGTCCACTTCGTCGAGGATGATCAACGCGACGTCGTAGCGAGTGTCGACGATGCGCCACAGTCGACGGTAGTACTCGGACGTGCTCAACCCCGAGTGGGGGATCGAAATCTCCGTTTCGTCC contains:
- a CDS encoding Cdc6/Cdc18 family protein — encoded protein: MSDSTDYFGSENEIFQNKELLQVSHLPDGDRIIGREDELMNLANAIKPATRGNTPNNVLVYGKTGTGKSLCSKFITNQAVERAKGNDISIGVAYVDCLQESTETQAVQSTGHQLNEQDETEISIPHSGLSTSEYYRRLWRIVDTRYDVALIILDEVDKIEDDDILMQLSRAVESGKLTESTVGVIGISNKVRYKDSLDERIKSSLCEREYVFSPYDANQIREILRSRSDAFHEGVLEDSVVPRVAALAAREHGDARKAIDILRFAGEIAEENDHGSVTESCVDQAHEREETSRLAELISKSPSHAKLVLEAMALLTQQKEGDDAPVRTNEVYELYKRLCDRDQSEHLKLRRVRDILSELEFLSIIEQERKWAGKGKGNYMENRLIDDSEVIIAACNESD
- a CDS encoding type 1 glutamine amidotransferase; translated protein: MTEPSTTDRDGSDEGSDQLRIALLNAAHERDTTRENFERELEAEFVEFHCPSNELPETFEFDACVVTGSSASVYWDEAWIGALKAWVGEAVEAGLPFLGVCYGHQLLADVLGGRVEDMGEYEIGYRTVEHDGANRLLTGVDDRFTAFTTHSDRVAEAPPGATVFARNEYGIHGFQRERVFAVQFHPEYDATTAERVTAGKDGELEAARIRAVLEGIDAESYEAACEAKRLFDNFTEFVQEKRNVRLEATDAAGAAVGPDVSAGADAVATERLESPVDSSTSS